The window TCTCTGCATCCCAAATCATATTCGCACCAATACGACATTTAACGCTGAAACTTGGGTTGCGAGATTCAACTTTAGCTAAGATATTACCATTACCAAAATGTTTTAAGCGTACTAATGGGGTATGGCCGATGGTTAGCGAATTATCATCATAAATTTTACTCATGGGATATCCTTATAATTAAGGCAATTAGCCAACTAGAACTGGGTTTGAGAAAGAATATTGCTTCCCAACATACGTGAACTCATTATTATTGCAAATATAAATTAAACATAAGCTTATAACTAATCGCTATCTTAATTTTATAACCAATTGCTATATGTATGAAAATATTCTGTGTAAAAGGTTATGAGCCAAAAGCATCACTTACCACATTTAGTATAACGTTGAATAGGACGTTAAAATGAGAAAGCGCGATAGAGTTGTGAGCTCTAGCGCGCTTTTGAATGGCTATCGAAGAGTCAAATTAATAACGTGCATAACGCGCACGATATTGGTCTACCCACATTAATGTGGCGCCGCAAACCGCGACTGGCATAATCAATAAGTTGACGATAGGGATCATCATTAGCACGCTTACAGCACCGCCAAATTGAATGTTATTCATGCGATCTTTTGCTAATGCTTGTTTCATATCGTTAAAACTAACGCGGTGGTTATCAAATGGATAATCACAGTACTGAATAGACATCATCCATGCGCCAAATAGGAACCAGAGAACGGGAGCGACGGTTTGTCCAATACCGGGGATAAAAAATAAAATTAAGAGACCAATCGCTCGGGGAAGGTAATAGCCAATTCTGACGAATTCACGCTTCACCATGCGTGGCACATCCTTAGCAACATCAATAATACCGCCATCAGGTGCGGGAATACCGGTTAATTCGGATTCAAGCTTTTCGGCCAGCCAGCCGTTAAATGGCGCTGCGATAATGTTGGCCACGGTACTAAAAAAATAAGTGAATATTAATAAGATTGAAATAACAGCAATCGGCCAAATGAGATAATCTAGCCATTGCAACCAACTTGGCACATAGCCCATGATTTGGTCAATCCAACCACCAAGCTTGCTGTATAACCACCAAAACGCGCCACCAAGTAAAATAATATTGGCTAAAAGTGGTAGAATGACAAAGCGCTTAATGCCTGGGCGCGTGACAAGACG of the Providencia stuartii genome contains:
- the cysZ gene encoding sulfate transporter CysZ; translated protein: MIQSTDSQQKNHSGFYYFAQGWRLVTRPGIKRFVILPLLANIILLGGAFWWLYSKLGGWIDQIMGYVPSWLQWLDYLIWPIAVISILLIFTYFFSTVANIIAAPFNGWLAEKLESELTGIPAPDGGIIDVAKDVPRMVKREFVRIGYYLPRAIGLLILFFIPGIGQTVAPVLWFLFGAWMMSIQYCDYPFDNHRVSFNDMKQALAKDRMNNIQFGGAVSVLMMIPIVNLLIMPVAVCGATLMWVDQYRARYARY